From a region of the Chitinophagales bacterium genome:
- a CDS encoding YraN family protein, producing the protein MSKHNELGVKGEILALEFLEKKGYTVLEINWRFERTEIDIIARQQNTLVIIEVKTRTGNHFGFPEQAVGAEKQRNIAVATEEYLERNNLDMDVRFDVISITFKNDIPEIFHIEDAFFPYEI; encoded by the coding sequence ATGAGTAAACATAATGAATTGGGGGTGAAAGGTGAAATATTAGCACTTGAATTTCTGGAAAAAAAGGGATATACGGTGCTGGAAATCAACTGGCGGTTTGAAAGAACGGAAATTGACATCATCGCCCGGCAGCAAAATACACTGGTCATTATTGAGGTAAAAACAAGAACCGGCAATCACTTCGGGTTTCCTGAACAGGCCGTAGGAGCTGAAAAACAACGGAATATCGCTGTTGCAACCGAAGAATATCTCGAACGCAACAATCTTGACATGGATGTGAGGTTTGACGTCATTTCCATCACCTTTAAAAATGATATCCCGGAAATATTTCATATTGAGGATGCCTTCTTCCCCTATGAAATATGA
- a CDS encoding cytidine deaminase → MKETQLIVAYKELEHAGELPPVFQELLRKAKEAVGDAYAPYSNFYVGAAALLANGVMVKGSNQENASSPVGICAERVTLSAVSAMYPGIAIEALAISAKPLNHTLNEPAAPCGICRQTIAEYEERFKKNIQIILQGESGKILWLQSAQILLPFSFGRDDLNP, encoded by the coding sequence ATGAAGGAAACGCAACTGATCGTCGCTTATAAAGAACTGGAACATGCCGGTGAACTACCACCTGTCTTCCAGGAACTATTGCGGAAAGCCAAAGAAGCGGTGGGTGATGCCTATGCTCCATACTCCAATTTTTATGTAGGTGCCGCAGCGTTATTAGCAAATGGTGTGATGGTGAAAGGCAGTAACCAGGAGAATGCATCATCGCCGGTTGGCATCTGTGCCGAGAGAGTAACCTTATCCGCTGTTTCTGCAATGTATCCCGGCATTGCCATTGAAGCACTTGCCATTTCCGCAAAACCACTTAACCATACTTTGAACGAACCGGCGGCGCCTTGTGGCATTTGCCGGCAAACGATTGCTGAATATGAAGAGCGTTTTAAGAAAAACATACAGATAATTCTGCAGGGAGAATCAGGTAAAATTCTATGGCTGCAGTCCGCACAAATCCTGTTACCGTTTTCTTTTGGAAGAGATGACCTGAACCCTTGA
- a CDS encoding beta-lactamase family protein, whose product MRRRRWIFLALPLMAALVLLYTTLTGNNYIYKAIVYNYADIDDYLLFSNRTVKAGAAQPWPLAINYNKIRPPAALRHELDSIKTVAFVVLKNDSICYEEYWDHYSASSRSNSFSCSKSIIGILTGIALDEGAIRSLDDPIGDYIKDFMDPAMKSVTIRNLLMMSSSTDWDESYSGLLSQTTKGYYGTSLYQQMSELRLTGAPGKTFAYRSGDTQLLSMVLQAATGQTISDYASLKLWQPIGAEQDALWSLDHDGGIEKAYCCFNSNARDFARIGDLYLHHGNWRGTQIVSAGYVQQSLSPVNLPDETGKVTDYYGYQWWLMPERGNIFYARGLNGQWIICIPDKHMVIVRLGHQRGPKMLNAYREVYDMVDWAIAVF is encoded by the coding sequence GTGAGGCGCCGCAGATGGATCTTTCTTGCATTGCCACTGATGGCGGCGTTGGTATTGCTGTACACAACGCTGACGGGTAACAATTACATCTATAAGGCGATCGTTTACAACTATGCAGATATAGATGACTATCTGCTCTTTTCCAATCGAACCGTGAAAGCTGGCGCAGCGCAACCATGGCCGCTTGCCATAAACTACAATAAGATAAGGCCGCCGGCAGCGCTGCGCCACGAATTGGATTCAATAAAAACCGTGGCTTTTGTTGTTTTGAAAAATGATTCAATCTGTTACGAAGAATATTGGGATCACTACAGTGCATCTTCACGATCGAATTCATTCTCCTGTTCAAAATCAATTATTGGAATATTGACAGGCATTGCATTGGACGAAGGAGCCATCCGGTCACTCGATGATCCTATAGGAGACTATATAAAGGATTTTATGGATCCTGCAATGAAATCGGTGACCATCAGGAACCTGCTGATGATGAGCAGCAGTACCGATTGGGACGAGAGCTATTCAGGACTGCTCTCGCAGACGACAAAGGGATACTACGGAACTTCTTTATACCAACAGATGAGTGAACTGCGGCTGACCGGAGCACCGGGCAAAACCTTCGCCTACCGCAGCGGCGATACACAGTTGTTATCGATGGTATTGCAGGCTGCAACCGGGCAAACGATCAGTGACTATGCCTCTCTTAAATTATGGCAACCGATCGGAGCGGAGCAGGATGCGTTATGGTCGCTCGATCATGACGGAGGCATTGAAAAAGCTTATTGCTGTTTTAATTCCAATGCACGTGATTTCGCGCGCATCGGTGATCTGTATCTGCATCATGGCAACTGGCGCGGTACGCAAATTGTTTCTGCCGGTTATGTGCAGCAATCGCTTTCGCCGGTGAATTTACCCGATGAAACAGGCAAAGTGACTGATTATTACGGCTATCAATGGTGGCTCATGCCAGAGCGAGGAAACATTTTTTATGCACGTGGTCTGAACGGACAATGGATCATCTGTATCCCGGATAAGCACATGGTTATCGTCAGGCTCGGACATCAGCGGGGACCAAAAATGCTCAATGCCTACCGCGAAGTATATGACATGGTTGATTGGGCCATAGCCGTTTTTTAA
- a CDS encoding bifunctional phosphoglucose/phosphomannose isomerase — translation MMDNLIANFTKQMAEAIEIGRKIKLSPRHKEIRNVVVAGLGGSGIGAHLVAELISEKMKLPFIVCKDYLLPEFADEHTLLIASSYSGNTEETLHAMEDGIKKNCKIVCVTSGGSMMSIAKTAGLDYVTIPGGMPPRACLAYSFMQQLFILSYYNLIDDGFIVGIQEAIAHLNKEEKRIMKLAKSIARKMNKKMTVIYSAASMEAVAMRWRQQLNENSKVLCWHHVIPEMNHNELVGWRASGKYAVVLLRNDTDYPRIQQRMNIAKNIISQYTPNIIEVYSKGDSIIEKALYLIHLGDWVSYYLAEIRKVDPVEVNVIEYLKAELAN, via the coding sequence ATGATGGATAACCTGATCGCAAATTTTACAAAGCAGATGGCAGAGGCCATAGAAATCGGCCGGAAAATAAAGTTATCGCCACGGCACAAAGAGATTCGCAATGTTGTTGTTGCCGGGCTCGGCGGTTCCGGTATCGGAGCTCACCTCGTGGCGGAATTGATATCTGAAAAGATGAAACTGCCATTCATTGTTTGTAAGGATTACCTGCTTCCCGAGTTTGCAGATGAACATACCTTGCTGATCGCTTCTTCTTATTCTGGGAATACAGAAGAAACATTGCATGCCATGGAAGACGGCATTAAGAAAAACTGTAAGATCGTTTGTGTCACTTCCGGTGGCTCCATGATGTCTATTGCCAAAACCGCCGGACTTGACTATGTCACTATTCCAGGAGGCATGCCACCACGTGCTTGCCTGGCTTATTCTTTCATGCAGCAGTTGTTTATTCTCTCTTATTATAACCTGATTGATGATGGCTTCATAGTGGGAATACAGGAAGCTATCGCACACTTGAACAAAGAGGAGAAACGCATTATGAAACTGGCAAAGTCCATTGCCAGGAAAATGAATAAGAAAATGACAGTGATTTACAGTGCTGCCAGTATGGAGGCAGTGGCAATGCGGTGGAGACAGCAATTAAATGAAAATTCAAAAGTATTGTGCTGGCACCATGTAATTCCTGAAATGAATCATAATGAACTGGTAGGCTGGAGGGCATCCGGTAAATATGCGGTGGTTTTACTGAGAAATGATACCGATTATCCCAGGATACAGCAAAGGATGAACATCGCAAAGAATATCATCTCTCAATACACTCCCAACATTATTGAAGTGTATTCGAAAGGCGACAGCATCATCGAAAAGGCATTGTACCTGATTCATCTTGGTGATTGGGTTTCTTATTACCTTGCTGAAATCAGGAAGGTGGATCCCGTTGAAGTAAATGTGATTGAATATCTTAAAGCTGAACTGGCAAATTAA
- the lipB gene encoding lipoyl(octanoyl) transferase LipB, with protein MQSDKAITEIHSINHPALQDVEFRDLGIIGYKEAWDYQEALFSGIIKGKIAQRSHPDPDFQPRHFLLFCEHPHVYTLGKSGSMSNLLINEEGLREKGITFFRINRGGDITYHGPGQIVGYPILDLDYFFTDIGKYLRLLEESVILTLQEYGITAGRSKGETGVWLDPEKPSRARKICAIGVRCSRWVTMHGFAFNVNTDLGYFNHIIPCGIYDKSVTSMQKELGEPLNFETVKAQLRSHFAAVFQARLTDEKR; from the coding sequence ATGCAAAGCGATAAAGCAATAACAGAAATCCATAGCATAAATCATCCTGCCTTGCAGGATGTTGAATTCCGTGACCTTGGCATTATCGGATATAAAGAAGCCTGGGATTACCAGGAGGCTTTATTCTCCGGCATCATAAAAGGAAAGATTGCACAGCGGAGTCATCCTGATCCTGATTTTCAGCCGAGGCATTTTCTTCTTTTTTGCGAGCATCCGCATGTTTATACACTGGGTAAAAGCGGTTCAATGAGTAACCTGCTGATCAATGAGGAAGGGTTGCGTGAAAAAGGCATCACTTTTTTCAGGATTAACCGTGGCGGCGATATCACATATCATGGGCCGGGCCAAATCGTCGGCTACCCGATACTTGACCTCGATTATTTTTTTACAGATATTGGAAAATACCTTCGGCTGCTGGAAGAATCCGTCATTCTCACCTTACAGGAATATGGCATCACCGCAGGCCGCTCGAAGGGGGAAACCGGTGTATGGCTTGATCCTGAAAAGCCTTCGCGCGCCAGGAAAATATGTGCTATTGGTGTCCGTTGCAGCCGCTGGGTTACGATGCACGGTTTCGCATTTAATGTGAATACTGATCTCGGTTACTTCAATCATATTATTCCTTGTGGCATTTATGATAAAAGTGTCACTTCCATGCAAAAGGAATTAGGCGAACCATTGAACTTCGAAACTGTTAAAGCACAGTTGCGGTCTCATTTTGCGGCAGTTTTCCAGGCGCGTTTAACAGATGAAAAACGGTGA
- the rocD gene encoding ornithine--oxo-acid transaminase: MIETLKVNHIELEEKYGAHNYHPLPVVLAKGKGVFVWDTDGKRYFDFLSAYSAVNQGHCHPRIIDALTEQAQQLTLTSRAFYNNVLGEYEQYVTTMFGYDKVMPVNSGAEAVETALKLCRKWGHKVKGIAEGTAKIIVCSENFHGRTIGIISFSSDPPSKDGFGPLLPGFVTVPYNNLPALHEALQDPSVAGFLVEPIQGEAGVHVPDDGYLAGAYKMCKEKNVLFLGDEIQTGLARTGRMLCCDYEDVHPDILILGKALSGGVLPVSAVLANDEIMLTIKPGEHGSTYGGNPLACKVAIAALEVIKDEQLAERAFYLGNLLRAALSSINTDVIKLVRGKGLLNAIVVQPGNGKEAWDLCLALKDNGLLAKPTHGDKIRFAPPLVITEEQLMECVEIIRRTVASF, from the coding sequence ATGATTGAAACTTTAAAAGTCAATCACATCGAACTTGAAGAAAAATACGGTGCACACAACTATCATCCATTACCGGTGGTGTTGGCAAAAGGAAAAGGTGTTTTCGTATGGGACACTGATGGCAAGCGGTATTTTGATTTCCTTTCTGCCTATTCGGCCGTCAACCAGGGCCATTGTCATCCGCGTATTATAGATGCGTTAACGGAACAGGCGCAGCAACTCACGCTGACCTCCAGGGCATTCTATAATAACGTGCTCGGTGAATATGAGCAGTATGTTACCACGATGTTCGGCTATGATAAAGTGATGCCTGTAAATTCGGGCGCTGAAGCAGTGGAAACAGCACTCAAACTTTGCCGCAAGTGGGGACATAAAGTGAAAGGTATTGCGGAGGGCACGGCTAAAATTATTGTTTGCTCAGAAAATTTTCACGGCCGGACGATTGGCATCATTTCATTCTCCAGTGATCCGCCATCAAAAGACGGATTCGGGCCGTTGCTGCCGGGCTTTGTAACCGTGCCCTACAATAATCTGCCTGCACTGCATGAAGCCTTGCAGGATCCGTCGGTTGCCGGATTCCTGGTAGAACCTATACAGGGTGAAGCAGGTGTGCATGTGCCGGATGACGGTTACCTGGCCGGTGCATATAAAATGTGCAAGGAAAAAAATGTATTGTTTTTGGGTGATGAAATTCAAACCGGCCTTGCCCGCACCGGCAGAATGCTGTGCTGCGATTATGAAGATGTACATCCTGACATCTTAATACTTGGGAAAGCGCTTTCAGGCGGCGTGCTGCCGGTTTCTGCCGTGCTTGCCAATGATGAGATTATGCTCACTATAAAACCCGGAGAGCATGGCTCAACTTATGGCGGCAATCCGCTTGCCTGCAAAGTGGCCATCGCAGCCCTGGAAGTGATTAAGGATGAACAGCTGGCTGAACGTGCCTTTTACCTGGGAAATCTGCTGCGGGCAGCACTGAGCAGCATCAATACTGATGTTATTAAACTGGTGAGAGGAAAAGGATTATTAAATGCAATTGTGGTGCAACCCGGCAATGGAAAAGAAGCATGGGATCTCTGCCTGGCATTAAAGGATAACGGATTGCTTGCCAAGCCAACACATGGAGATAAAATCAGATTCGCCCCACCGTTGGTAATTACTGAAGAACAATTGATGGAATGCGTGGAGATCATACGGCGCACGGTAGCATCGTTTTGA
- a CDS encoding saccharopine dehydrogenase NADP-binding domain-containing protein, whose amino-acid sequence MMNRILLLGAGRSATVLIDYLLSHAVEFNATVSVGDQSAEAAADKVGNNAAGRAIAFDALDEVQRKSEIEAHDVVISMLPPHLHILVAKDCLSCKKHLITASYVSPELQLLNEEVKKAGLLFMCEMGLDPGIDHMSAMQLIHDIQGRGGRITSFKSGTGGLVAPESDDNPWHYKVTWNPRNVVLAGQNTAQYLDRGVQKFVPYHRLFSHTEKFKIKGLGKYESYPNRDSLSYISKYGLEGVETILRSTLRKEGYCEAWDALVQLGLTDDSYTLNGLKKMTYAGWVNCYLPEKAKWEGRSVKSKVAKLLDLEPAVLHRLEWLGLFSDDNIGIESGTPAEVLQDLLVRRWKMQPTDNDMIVMRHEIQYTLEDKSHEHISTMVLKGEDAQRTAMAKTVGLPMGIMVRLLLQSEIFLTGVHIPVMSQVYNPVLKELSSLGIAFDGEEKALQKEH is encoded by the coding sequence ATGATGAATAGAATCCTGTTGTTAGGTGCCGGTCGCTCTGCCACAGTGCTGATTGATTATTTGCTGTCGCATGCTGTGGAGTTTAATGCAACGGTCTCCGTAGGTGATCAATCGGCGGAAGCCGCTGCCGATAAAGTCGGTAACAATGCTGCGGGCCGCGCGATTGCCTTCGATGCCCTTGATGAAGTGCAAAGAAAATCGGAGATTGAAGCACATGATGTTGTTATCTCTATGTTGCCGCCACATCTTCACATCCTTGTTGCTAAGGATTGCCTGTCCTGTAAGAAGCACCTGATCACTGCATCTTATGTTTCTCCCGAACTGCAATTGCTGAATGAAGAGGTGAAAAAGGCCGGCTTGCTCTTCATGTGTGAAATGGGGCTTGATCCGGGCATTGATCACATGAGTGCCATGCAGCTGATTCATGATATTCAGGGCAGAGGCGGCAGGATAACATCGTTCAAGTCGGGAACAGGCGGCCTGGTGGCACCGGAATCGGATGATAATCCCTGGCATTATAAAGTTACCTGGAATCCGAGAAATGTAGTGCTGGCAGGTCAGAACACCGCACAGTACCTCGATCGGGGTGTTCAGAAGTTTGTTCCATACCATCGGTTATTTTCCCATACAGAAAAATTTAAGATCAAAGGATTAGGGAAATATGAATCATATCCGAATCGTGATTCCCTGTCCTATATTTCAAAATACGGATTGGAGGGAGTGGAGACAATCTTGCGTTCAACACTGCGCAAAGAAGGTTACTGTGAAGCCTGGGATGCGCTCGTGCAATTAGGCCTGACGGATGACAGCTATACACTAAATGGTCTGAAAAAGATGACCTATGCGGGTTGGGTTAACTGCTATCTTCCGGAAAAGGCGAAGTGGGAAGGCAGGAGTGTGAAATCAAAAGTTGCGAAATTGCTGGATCTTGAACCTGCTGTTTTGCACCGCCTGGAATGGCTGGGACTCTTCAGCGATGATAACATTGGCATTGAAAGCGGTACGCCTGCTGAAGTATTGCAGGACTTGCTGGTGCGGAGATGGAAGATGCAGCCAACCGATAATGATATGATTGTGATGCGGCATGAAATACAATATACACTGGAAGATAAATCGCATGAACATATCAGCACCATGGTACTGAAAGGAGAAGATGCGCAGCGTACGGCAATGGCTAAAACAGTGGGCTTGCCGATGGGTATCATGGTGAGGCTCCTGCTGCAATCTGAAATATTCCTGACAGGTGTTCATATTCCTGTAATGTCACAGGTTTATAATCCTGTTTTGAAAGAACTCAGCTCACTGGGCATTGCATTTGACGGAGAAGAAAAAGCGCTGCAAAAGGAGCATTAA